The nucleotide window GTACTGTAACTTTACTGGAATTcgaaaaacaaacttttagtagttataataatgttttcttacaagaatctactgttttaaatatataaatttctgATCCCAGTAATGCATTTAACTATTGCTATAATAGAACTTCATACCCATCAACAGAAAGCTTTTGCCAAGGATCACCACTACCGCAATCATCTTCGTTATAGTCacaaattgaatatttcaCCTTATTTAACTTCGATAACATtgatttagttaaataaacagacattgttgtattgtattaaataatttcacaaattACGGTGTTAATTGTGAAGCcacctattaaaaataaatggtaaCGGGTAaggattttatttctttgcattaatgttcatttttatttagtccGAATGAAATAGTTCCAAAATTCtataaattcattatatcTGTTGTTGGTTTcgaaatgaaatgtttatcaACTCATTTTCCTTTTAGCGTTTGTCAAATTTGACAATATAGATTATTGATAAGAAACATGATAAAATTTATCGGGCTCTGttactgaaatataaataacaatttgattttacgttaagtattgtttaaatttatatgtattaccGAAtgattatttgattaaaatttgacTTATTTACACTAAGATTTGCAGCTTTGGCGTATTCCTCcactaaaagataaatatttttgatggaTTGACCTAGGTGTTTAGCTGTATTTATTAGTCTTTGAAAGTTAGAAGCAATTTGTCaatatgtcaatgtcaaatttaacttgaaaacatttcaaataaataaataacaaatagataattcatgtttgtttgtatattagtgataaaaattttcatataatataaattcctTATAGGCATTGTttcaactttatataaaatgacgtctctattaattttaaaatcaatgttaTTCGCAAGTATTgtgaataaaagtaaaaagaaaaaactattgaaaaagaagaaaatgtaagtttgtaaattatttcactatttTGAATACTTGCGCCTAAAACTAACTTCATACTTAGTAGTGGGAAAATTAGCGAATtttgtctattattttatatattatgattTTGAAGATTAAGCCTTAAATTGATCATAAAAGAcctattttttccttttctgAATGACTTTTGTTACCTTTATTgatatcttttatttcatttacttacAGTATTAAGTCAGAAGTTAAATTGAAAAGATGTAGAATATGCCATATAGAGAAAGGgcatatttctatatttaataatgaagatCATCCAAATATACCTGAAGAAATTAAACACTTTTCTGGTGTAACAGTAAGTATTATCTTAAGATTATTTTGaacaagattaaaattaacattgatTACACATTTAAGATTGTTTTGTAATCAATGTGAATAATCTTCTCCCAACAAGACCCTTCTCTTCTCTAACCAAACagcacaattattttaatctaaattttatctttaaattttacttttgccTAGGACTCAATTTGTATACATCTTTGTAATGACttgatatttcataaaaatacaatattttttttgtagttaccTATTTCCTATTTTTAGATAAACCGTGATGATAATTTACCAAAACACATGTGTCAAGGTTGTTTGGATCTGTTGAATGGATGTATTAAATTCCGTGATATGtgccaaaataataataaattacaaatagaaCAATCAATTAAGGAAGGTAAGCAAATAATGGTTGTTAATAAAATGGTTTAGTATTTACTCCCTAATTCTTTCAATTTAGTACTACTAtagtagaaaaatatgtatttaatctgTTACAGAatacaataactttaataatgaaagcaatattttattggattGTGAGGATTTCTGCGATATGCCATCACCTGTGTTGTCTGAAGACAATTCAGAAATTTGGGACTGTTCAACATGTGGTCAAAAGTTTTATGAAATGGTTAGTCATTATCTTCTACACTACATAcacaaaatctattaaaaacaatgtaattagttattattatttattctttttaaaatatcttttacagATTTCTTACAATaaccatttaaataaatgtacatcaCAAGTGACTGATGATCCAAAAGAAAATGGTCAAGCTAAAAATAAGACCTTTTTATGTGATATCTGTGGTAAAATAGCTAAATCTAAAGGGAGTCTTGCAGTGCACAGGTAATGTAGTCTTAATATGTAACTATGTCACAGcagtttagaaaaataaaaacgaaaaccACACTAGTCCAATCAAATCAGTAATCAaagaattttttgtttaacatcATGTCCGGCGCAGCGACTCACGCGAAGTTAAGAACCCCTAAGATATCTGAAAGTatttattcatagtttttgctttatgtactaatataatgataaaattaatttaccagGGCTATCCACGAAAATGTGTTTCCATTTAAATGTGATGAATGTTCATATCAGGGTCGGACAATGGACTTACTTAAAGTGCACAAGAGATCACATTTAGTGGACAAACCTTACAAATGTTCTCAATGTCCCAAAGCAACAACCACTACTAGTAATCTAGCTAAACACATGCGTC belongs to Papilio machaon chromosome 10, ilPapMach1.1, whole genome shotgun sequence and includes:
- the LOC106717497 gene encoding zinc finger protein 676, whose amino-acid sequence is MTSLLILKSMLFASIVNKSKKKKLLKKKKIIKSEVKLKRCRICHIEKGHISIFNNEDHPNIPEEIKHFSGVTINRDDNLPKHMCQGCLDLLNGCIKFRDMCQNNNKLQIEQSIKEEYNNFNNESNILLDCEDFCDMPSPVLSEDNSEIWDCSTCGQKFYEMISYNNHLNKCTSQVTDDPKENGQAKNKTFLCDICGKIAKSKGSLAVHRAIHENVFPFKCDECSYQGRTMDLLKVHKRSHLVDKPYKCSQCPKATTTTSNLAKHMRHVHSTNRPYKCSYCDKAFSYQHDMKRHVKDIHLRQGRVECDVCFKKFNTKKILQGHRWKIHKIKGGKLGRIPSYLQCKEPEENVHCRTIASH